Proteins encoded within one genomic window of Deltaproteobacteria bacterium:
- a CDS encoding hydrogenase iron-sulfur subunit yields the protein MSQWEPKIIAFLCSWCSYSAADLAGVTRLQYPSNIRIIRIPCTGRMSAKFILDALRHGADGIWVSG from the coding sequence ATGAGTCAATGGGAACCAAAAATTATTGCCTTTTTATGCTCATGGTGCAGTTATAGCGCTGCAGATCTGGCAGGCGTGACCAGGTTGCAGTATCCATCAAATATCCGGATCATCCGCATTCCCTGCACAGGACGCATGAGTGCCAAGTTCATCCTGGATGCCTTGCGTCACGGGGCAGACGGGATTTGGGTCTCAGGGTGA
- a CDS encoding hydrogenase iron-sulfur subunit, translating to MEGNYYARRKFALLKGLLEHIGIEPGRLQFSWISSSESTKFVDVAKMVTETVRELGPAKRLVSQKAVASRA from the coding sequence CTGGAAGGTAATTATTATGCTCGAAGAAAATTTGCCCTGCTGAAAGGCTTGCTTGAACACATCGGCATTGAACCGGGGCGGCTTCAGTTTTCGTGGATTTCTTCTTCAGAGTCCACGAAATTTGTGGATGTGGCCAAGATGGTAACGGAGACGGTGAGGGAATTAGGTCCGGCGAAACGGCTCGTTAGCCAGAAGGCAGTGGCTAGTAGGGCGTAG